A portion of the Pseudomonas sp. GR 6-02 genome contains these proteins:
- the aceK gene encoding bifunctional isocitrate dehydrogenase kinase/phosphatase, translating into MPQQWPAADIARMILDGFDDYREHFRQITDGARGRFEQAQWQATQVASAARINLYEEKVGETVGRLHQSFAADVLMDVSSWPLVKSAYISLIDLRFDDELSETWYNSIFCGLFSHDLISDGCMFIHTTRPSLRRARAAQTRTYKPHGQLSGMLASIFTDYRFSEDYADLPGDLRRLEVQLRENLPDWVCKDPELSVELFSSVLYRNKGAYLVGRIFTQDDQWPLVIPLLHREGRGIQIDALITDEAEVSIIFSFTRSYFMVDVPVPAEFIGFLKRILPGKHIAELYTSIGFYKHGKSEFYRALINHLANTDDQFIMAPGVRGMVMSVFTLPGFNTVFKIIKDRFSPSKNVDRATVIEKYRLVKSVDRVGRMADTQEFADFRFPLSKFEPACLEELLEVAPSTVSVEGDTVLIRHCWTERRMTPLNLYLEHANEAQVREALEDYGLAIKQLAAANIFPGDMLLKNFGVTRHGRVVFYDYDEICFLTEANFRHIPQPRTPEDEMASEPWYSIGPLDVFPEEFPPFLFADSGQRKLFDQLHGELYNADYWKGLQEAIRAGKVIDVFPYRRKGLDNE; encoded by the coding sequence ATGCCGCAGCAATGGCCAGCCGCCGACATCGCCCGAATGATCCTCGATGGCTTTGACGATTACCGCGAGCATTTCCGTCAGATCACCGACGGTGCCCGAGGCCGCTTCGAGCAAGCCCAGTGGCAGGCGACACAAGTCGCGTCGGCGGCGCGGATCAACCTCTACGAAGAGAAAGTCGGCGAAACGGTCGGGCGCCTGCATCAGTCGTTCGCCGCCGATGTGCTGATGGACGTCAGCAGCTGGCCGTTGGTCAAAAGCGCCTATATCAGCCTGATCGACCTGCGCTTCGACGATGAACTGTCCGAGACCTGGTACAACTCGATTTTCTGCGGGCTGTTCAGCCACGACCTGATCAGCGACGGCTGCATGTTCATCCACACCACGCGGCCAAGCCTGCGCCGCGCCCGGGCGGCGCAAACCCGCACCTACAAGCCCCATGGCCAGTTGTCCGGCATGCTCGCGAGTATTTTTACCGACTATCGCTTCAGCGAGGACTACGCCGATTTGCCCGGCGACCTGCGCCGTCTCGAAGTGCAATTGCGCGAGAACCTGCCGGACTGGGTCTGCAAGGACCCGGAGCTGAGTGTCGAGCTGTTTTCCTCGGTGCTTTACCGCAACAAAGGTGCCTATCTGGTGGGGCGCATCTTCACCCAGGACGATCAATGGCCACTGGTGATTCCGCTGCTGCACCGCGAAGGGCGGGGCATCCAGATCGATGCACTGATCACCGACGAGGCGGAGGTGTCGATCATCTTCTCCTTCACCCGTTCGTACTTCATGGTCGATGTGCCGGTACCGGCGGAGTTCATCGGCTTTCTCAAACGCATCCTGCCAGGCAAACACATCGCCGAGCTGTACACCTCGATCGGCTTCTACAAGCATGGCAAGTCCGAGTTCTACCGGGCGCTGATCAATCACCTGGCCAACACCGACGACCAGTTCATCATGGCCCCCGGCGTGCGCGGGATGGTCATGAGCGTGTTTACGCTGCCGGGCTTCAACACCGTATTCAAAATCATCAAGGACCGCTTCTCACCGTCGAAAAACGTCGACCGTGCCACGGTGATCGAAAAGTATCGCCTGGTAAAAAGCGTCGATCGGGTCGGGCGCATGGCCGACACGCAGGAGTTCGCCGACTTCCGTTTCCCGTTGAGCAAGTTCGAGCCGGCATGCCTGGAGGAGTTGCTTGAAGTGGCGCCGTCCACGGTGTCGGTGGAGGGCGATACGGTGCTGATCCGTCACTGCTGGACCGAACGCCGGATGACACCGTTGAACCTTTATCTGGAACACGCCAACGAGGCGCAGGTGCGCGAGGCGCTGGAAGATTATGGCCTGGCGATCAAGCAACTGGCGGCGGCGAACATTTTCCCCGGCGACATGCTGTTGAAAAACTTTGGCGTCACCCGTCACGGTCGCGTGGTGTTCTATGACTACGACGAAATTTGCTTCCTGACCGAAGCCAACTTCCGCCACATCCCGCAACCGCGCACGCCGGAAGACGAAATGGCCTCCGAACCGTGGTACTCGATCGGGCCACTGGACGTGTTCCCCGAGGAGTTTCCACCGTTCCTGTTTGCCGATTCCGGGCAGCGAAAGTTGTTCGATCAGTTGCACGGCGAGCTGTACAACGCCGATTACTGGAAGGGGCTGCAGGAAGCGATTCGGGCGGGGAAGGTGATTGATGTGTTTCCGTATCGGCGCAAGGGGCTGGATAACGAATAG
- a CDS encoding DMT family transporter: MNPVDILRLLSLAAIWGASFLFMRIIAPVIGTIPTAFFRVSIAAVGLLVIVGLLRISWDFKGKLKTVMLLGVINSGVPATLYSVAAQVLPAGYSAIFNATTPLMGVLIGGLFFSEKLTGAKVCGVFLGLFGVGILTRAGPVAFDMQLLMGALACLMATTCYGFAGFLARRWLDQAGGLDSRLSALGSMLGATLFLLPLFGYSVISQPPASWGGWSVWLSLLGLGLGCTAFAYIVYFRLLSSIGPVKSMTVTFMIPPFGVLWGALLLDEPLSMAHLYGGVLIAAALWLVLKPAVVKPVEVVAR, from the coding sequence GTGAACCCCGTCGATATCCTGCGTTTGTTGTCACTTGCCGCCATTTGGGGGGCGAGCTTTCTGTTCATGCGCATTATCGCCCCAGTGATTGGCACAATCCCCACTGCCTTTTTCCGTGTATCGATTGCCGCTGTCGGGCTGCTGGTGATCGTCGGGCTGCTGCGTATCAGCTGGGATTTCAAAGGCAAACTCAAGACGGTGATGCTGCTCGGAGTGATCAACTCCGGGGTTCCGGCGACGCTCTATTCCGTGGCCGCGCAAGTGCTGCCGGCCGGCTATTCGGCGATTTTCAACGCCACCACGCCGTTGATGGGCGTGTTGATCGGCGGGTTGTTCTTCAGTGAAAAACTCACCGGAGCGAAGGTCTGCGGGGTGTTTCTCGGACTGTTTGGCGTCGGCATCCTCACCCGTGCAGGTCCGGTGGCGTTCGATATGCAACTGCTGATGGGCGCACTGGCGTGCCTGATGGCTACCACCTGTTATGGCTTTGCCGGCTTCCTCGCCCGCCGCTGGCTCGACCAGGCCGGCGGCCTCGACAGTCGCCTGTCGGCCCTGGGCAGCATGCTCGGCGCCACCTTGTTTTTGCTGCCGCTGTTCGGCTACAGCGTGATCAGCCAGCCACCGGCGAGCTGGGGCGGCTGGAGTGTCTGGTTGTCGTTGCTGGGATTGGGCTTGGGCTGCACCGCGTTTGCCTACATCGTTTACTTCCGTTTGCTCAGCTCGATCGGCCCGGTGAAGTCGATGACCGTGACCTTCATGATTCCACCGTTCGGGGTGTTGTGGGGCGCGCTGTTGCTGGATGAGCCGCTGTCGATGGCGCACCTCTATGGCGGAGTGTTGATTGCGGCGGCGTTGTGGCTGGTGTTGAAGCCGGCAGTGGTGAAGCCGGTTGAGGTGGTTGCCCGATAA